CGCCGATCGCATGCTTCACCTGAGGTCGCGATGCATCGCTGCAAAAGCGGTAAGACCGGAAAGGCGCTTCATCGTCGGGATTGCACTCGATGCACGTGGGATACGCGGCTCGTCTGAGGATTTCATTTTCTGGGACACAGCGGATTGGACGGAGGAGTCCATCTTAAGAGCGCAAAAGCTGCGTGAGGAACTTGGATACTTCCAGCCCGGCCAGGTCATTGAAAGCCAGATGATTGAGGATGAATATCCGGCCGTGCGGACAACCAAGAATCTCGCGGCACTTGCGGACGAACTCTCCAGTCTTACGCTTGCTGAATCAGCGCAGCTTGCCGAGATGCTGCGGGACAGGTGGGCGCTGGTTTGAATTCCCTGACGTTTGACCTCGATTGAAGGCAATGGTCAGGTAGACACTGCGTGCCAGACACCTTCGTTGACTCGTCCTGCGTCAGAATAAGTAAGGCACGTAAGATTCGGCTTGAGATCCGAACAAAAATTGCTCGATCCGGTGGCCCAGCCTCGGCCAGCGAGCGTGCCATTGCAACTCCGCCCGTGTGCGATGGTAGTCGTCAAGCGTGATCGGTGTCGGACTTCCGCCGGATCGACGCGCAGGACGTCGTCTTTTCCACGAGCAAATAGGCTGACCGAGCGCGTCCAAAGATTATACGGGCATGGCGGTGGCCGCAGTGAATACGTCGCGTATTGCGACGCAGGAACATGAATTAGCCGAAAAGTTCAATGCCGTGTTGCGGAGCACGCCCCGGTTGCACTAGCGTGGCGTTCATGCGCAAGGACGGGGAAACGGTCCATCTTACGGCGAGCGACCTGGTGGGGCATCTCAACTGCCGCTACCTGACAGCGCTCGATCTCTCTACCGCGCGCGGCGAGATCGCGAAGCCGTCCGTTTGGGATCCTGTCCTGGAAGTCCTGGCAGAACGCGGTGCGCAGCATGAAAAGGCTTACATCGATCATCTCAAAGGGAAGGGAGATGAGATACGCCTGATCGGCGGAATCGGCGTCGAAAAGGATGCCGTCAATAAGACCGTCGCCGCCATGAAGGGCGGTGCATCCATCGTTGTCCAGGCCGCCCTTCAGGATGGCGTATGGAGCGGGCGGGCTGACGTGCTTCGCCGCGTCGAGAAGCCAAGCGTCTTTGGCGCCTGGTCTTATGAAGTCGTTGACACCAAGCTTGCCAAGGAGACGAAGGGCGGCACAGTCTTGCAGCTTTCATTGTATTCGGAGCTGCTCGCATCGATGCAGAAGAAACTGCCCGAATTCAGCTACGTCGTTACCCCGGAGACAGGCTTCGAGCCGGAAATCTATCGGACGACAGATTATTCGGCTTATTACCGGCGCGTGCGCCGCAGTCTTGAACAGTCGGTCGACAATGGCACGGCCGACGATCTCTATCCCGAACCGAACCCGCACTGCGACATCTGCCGATGGCGGCGACATTGCGATGAGAAGCGACGAAAGGACGATCACCTCTCGCTCGTCGCCGGAATCTCGAAAAGCCAGATTGGCGAATTGAGACGCCATGATGTCGGCACGACCGCGACGCTGGCGGAAGTTGTTCTGCCCTGGCCGTGGAAGCCGGATCGTGGCGCCGCTCAGAGCTACGAGAAAATTCGCGAGCAGGCGCGACTGCAGGTCAAGGGACGGACGGAAGGCAAGGTCATCCATGAGGCCTTGCCGATTCAGCCCGGGTTCGGGCTTTGTTGTCTGCCCGAACCGTCGCCGGGAGACATCTTCTTCGACCTCGAAGGCGATCCCTTCGTGCGGGGCGGCGGGCTCGAATTCTTGTTCGGCTATGCCTATCAGGACGAAAGCGGACAAGCGCAGCATCGCGCGGAATGGTCGTTCACCCGGGCCGATGAAAAAGCTGCTTTTGAACGCTTCGTCGATTTCGTCTTTGAGAGCCTCAAAACATATCCGGGCCTGCACATCTATCACTTCGCGCCGTACGAACCGGCCGCCTTGAAGCGCCTTATGGGCCGATACGCAGCGCGGGAAGAGGAAATCGATCGCTTGCTGCGCGGCGGCGTGCTTGTCGATCTGTTCGCCGTGATCCGCCACAGCATTCGCGCCAGCGTCGAGAGCTATTCCATCAAGAAGCTGGAGCCGCTTTACGAATACAAGCGCGCGCAAGATTTGTCCGACGCCGGAAAGATACTTGCCAAGGTCCAGGCCTGCCTTGAGCTCGGCGATGTGCAGGGCATAGAAGATGCCGATCGCAAGGTCGTCGACGCTTACAACAAGGATGATTGTTTATCGGCATGGGCATTGCGTGATTGGCTCGAAGGATTGCGCGCCGAGCTCCTCACGGGAGGCGCGACAATAGACCGTCCCGAGCCCAAGAGCGGAGACGCAAGCGAAAAGCTCACCGCATGGCAGCAGCGTATTGCTCCGCTCGTCCAAAGCCTGACGCAAGTGGCTCCGGTCGATGTGACGGACCGGACACCGGATGAACATGCACGCTGGCTTCTGGGCAATGTTCTGGATTTCCACGGCCGCGAGATAAAGGCGACCTGGTGGGAGTATTTCCGCTTGTCGGCTCTGTCCGCAGAGGAGTTGCTCGACGAGCGTGCTGCGATCTCCGGCCTGACGTTCGCCGGCAATGTTGGAGGAACAGCAAAAGCGCCTATTCACCGCTACAGCTTCCCGGCGCAGGAAACGGAGCTGCGCGGCGATGAAGATCTGCGTGCGGTCGGAGGGAAGCCGTTTGGCAAAGTTAACGCGATCTCTCTTGACGACCGTACGGTGGACATCAAGAAGCGGCAGGATTCGGCTTCACTGCACCCGGAGGCAATTTTCTCGCATAAGGTGATTGGAACAGAGGAGCAGGCAGAAGCCCTCGTGCGTATCGCCGAATATGTCATCGCAAATGGAATGAAGGGGCCGGGACGCTATCAGGCGGCGCGCGATCTCCTTCTATTCGATGCGCCGAAGATCGGTGGGCAGCCGATCAGAAACGTGGATGAGACGACGCTCAGTGCAGCGGTTCGCATCTCGCCGGCATTCGAGCCTTGTGTGTTTCCCATTCAAGGACCTCCGGGCGCGGGTAAGACGCACACCGGCGCTCGCATGATTTGCGCCCTTGTTGCAACGGGAAAGAAGGTCGGTATCACCGCGAACAGCCATAAAGTCATCCGCAATCTGCTGGATGAGATTCAGCGCGCGTGCAAGCAGAGCGGCAAGCCAATTCAGAGCATCCAGAAGCTATCGGAAAAGGCGGACGACGTTCCCGGCATCCGGTTTACGACCGACAACGCCAAAATCTTCTCTTCGCTCGGGCCCGATTGTCCGGTGGCCGGTGGAACGTCGTGGCTATGGGCTCGCCCGGAAGCTTTCGAAGCCCTTGATGTATTGTTCGTTGATGAGGCGGCGCAGATGTCGCTCGCGAACGTCCTGGCGGTGTCGCACGCGGCAAAGACGGTCGTTCTGCTCGGCGACCCGCGCCAACTCGAACAGCCATTGCAAGGCAGTCACCCGGAAGGAACGGACGTATCGGCGCTCAAGCACATCCTGGGCGAACATGCCACCGTCACTGCCGACCGCGGGCTGTTCCTGGAAGAAACATGGCGGCTGCATCCGGAGATATGTTCGTTCACTTCTGAGCTGTTCTACGAAGACAGGCTGCGGTCGAAACCCGGCCTGCAGCAACAGGCGATCAAATCACAAAGCGGCGTGAATGGCTCTGGCTTGCGCTACCTAGCGGTCGAACATGAAGGCAATCAAAGCGCTAGCCCTGAGGAAGCGGACGTTATCAAGGCCTTGGTCGAAGAGATCCTTGCATCGAAGGCGACATGGATAGGACCGGACGGAGAAGAGGCTCCTGTTGCACTCGACAACATCCTGATTATTGCGCCGTACAACGCGCAAGTGTTCGAATTGCAAGATCGCTTGCCGGGTGCGCGGATCGGCACCGTCGACAAGTTTCAGGGGCAGGAAGCACCGATCGTCATCTATTCAATGACCACATCAAGCCACGCGGACGCGCCGCGCGGTATGGAGTTTCTTTACAGCGCCAACCGCTTGAACGTCGCCACGTCGCGGGCGCGCTGCGTTTGCATCCTTGTCGGCTCGCCGTCGCTGTTCGAAGCGGAATGCCGTACGCCGCAGCAGATGCAGCTTGCGAATGCCTTCTGCCGTTACTTGGAGATGGCGCAGGCAATATGACGCGCGGGCTAAGAATATCGGCCGTTGCTGCCTGACCATGGTACAATCGGCTATGCGACGTGATTCAATGACCAGGCGGATGTTGACCCATGCGCTTCAAGAATTTGGAGAGTTACAGGATCGGCGGGGTCGGCAGCGACATGCAGCTTGGAATTCCCCTGCCGAAAACGCCGGACGGCCGTGTCTATCGGTACTCACCGAACGAAAATGCGCATCCGCGACTTTTTCTGCTTGGCGACCGGGTGGAAGGCTTCGCTCTCCCGGAAACCATGAGCGCGCGTATGTCCCATATGCCGGGAACGCCCGGCACAATCTGTCCGTATAGCGGCACATTGGATGAAGACGATGCCTTCACACATCCGGACGACGTAGCGGCAGCGCAGGAAGTGGTCGCGCACGCCGCTGCGGCCGACGTCGCTGAGGCCTTTCATGGCATGTTCGCCGATCTTGGGCGCAAATTCGCCGGGAATAAGTTCGTCAAGATCAAGCCGGGTCCGCAGCCGCATCCGAAACCTCGACCCCGTTTCGCGCGCCGCGATTTGCTGCGCGAGTTGGTATGTGACGAATGCGGCCGCGATTACGGGGTCTTTGCGATCTCGCTGTTCTGCCCGGATTGCGGAGCGCCGAACATCCATCTGCATTTCGCCCGCGAGGCGATGCTCGTGCGGGAGCAAGTGGAGATGGCCGGCAAGCTGGGTGCAGAGCAGGGGGAACTGGCTTACCGGCTGCTCGGCAATGCGCATGAGGATGTCCTGACCGCATTCGAGGCAACTCTCAAAACCGTCTATCTCTACAAGCTCACGACGCGGCCCGCAGACGCGCCCGAGGTGAAGCCAGTCGGAAATGCTTTCCAGAACATCGAGCGGGGCCGGAAGCGTTTCGC
The genomic region above belongs to Pseudorhodoplanes sinuspersici and contains:
- a CDS encoding TM0106 family RecB-like putative nuclease, yielding MRKDGETVHLTASDLVGHLNCRYLTALDLSTARGEIAKPSVWDPVLEVLAERGAQHEKAYIDHLKGKGDEIRLIGGIGVEKDAVNKTVAAMKGGASIVVQAALQDGVWSGRADVLRRVEKPSVFGAWSYEVVDTKLAKETKGGTVLQLSLYSELLASMQKKLPEFSYVVTPETGFEPEIYRTTDYSAYYRRVRRSLEQSVDNGTADDLYPEPNPHCDICRWRRHCDEKRRKDDHLSLVAGISKSQIGELRRHDVGTTATLAEVVLPWPWKPDRGAAQSYEKIREQARLQVKGRTEGKVIHEALPIQPGFGLCCLPEPSPGDIFFDLEGDPFVRGGGLEFLFGYAYQDESGQAQHRAEWSFTRADEKAAFERFVDFVFESLKTYPGLHIYHFAPYEPAALKRLMGRYAAREEEIDRLLRGGVLVDLFAVIRHSIRASVESYSIKKLEPLYEYKRAQDLSDAGKILAKVQACLELGDVQGIEDADRKVVDAYNKDDCLSAWALRDWLEGLRAELLTGGATIDRPEPKSGDASEKLTAWQQRIAPLVQSLTQVAPVDVTDRTPDEHARWLLGNVLDFHGREIKATWWEYFRLSALSAEELLDERAAISGLTFAGNVGGTAKAPIHRYSFPAQETELRGDEDLRAVGGKPFGKVNAISLDDRTVDIKKRQDSASLHPEAIFSHKVIGTEEQAEALVRIAEYVIANGMKGPGRYQAARDLLLFDAPKIGGQPIRNVDETTLSAAVRISPAFEPCVFPIQGPPGAGKTHTGARMICALVATGKKVGITANSHKVIRNLLDEIQRACKQSGKPIQSIQKLSEKADDVPGIRFTTDNAKIFSSLGPDCPVAGGTSWLWARPEAFEALDVLFVDEAAQMSLANVLAVSHAAKTVVLLGDPRQLEQPLQGSHPEGTDVSALKHILGEHATVTADRGLFLEETWRLHPEICSFTSELFYEDRLRSKPGLQQQAIKSQSGVNGSGLRYLAVEHEGNQSASPEEADVIKALVEEILASKATWIGPDGEEAPVALDNILIIAPYNAQVFELQDRLPGARIGTVDKFQGQEAPIVIYSMTTSSHADAPRGMEFLYSANRLNVATSRARCVCILVGSPSLFEAECRTPQQMQLANAFCRYLEMAQAI